The Lysobacter helvus nucleotide sequence CTTTTAGTTGCTCGCGCAAACCCTTGATTGCGCGTGGTTCATCCGCCGTGCCGCGGGCGATGCGCGCCGACGGCCATCACCAGGCCCAGGCCCGCGAGCAGCGAGACCGCCGAGGTGCCGCCATAACTCAGGAGCGGCATCGGCACGCCCACCACCGGGAGCATCCCCGAGATCATCCCGCCGTTGACGATCACGTACACGAAGAACGCCAGCCCCAGCGAGCCGGCGAGCAGGCGCGCGTAACCATCGCGGGCTTCGGCCGCGATCCACAGGCACCGGCCGATCACGAACAGGTACAGCGCCAGCACCGTGGCCACGCCGATCCAGCCGAACTCTTCGCTCAGCACCGCGAAGATGAAATCCGTGGTGTGCTCGGGCAGGTAATCCAGGTGCGACTGGCTGCCCTGCCCCCAGCCCTTGCCGGTCATGCCGCCGGCGCCGATGGCGATCTTCGACTGGATGATGTTCCAGCCCGCGCCGAGCGGATCGGATTCGGGATTGAGGAAGGTGAGGATGCGGTCCTTCTGGTACGGCCGCAGCATGAAGAGCCACGCGACCGGCGCCACCGCCGACACGCCCGCCACCGCCGCGCCGAACCACCACCACGACAGCCCCGCGAGGAACAGCGCGAACACGCCGCTCGAGGCGACGAGCATGCCGGTGCCGAAGTCCGGCTGCAGCAGGATCAGCCCGAACGGCACCGCGATCAGCACGCCGGAGGCGACGACGACGCGGAAGTTCGGCGGCAGCGGTTCGCGCTGCAGGAACCACGCCAGCATCATCGGCAAACTCAGCTTGATCACTTCCGAGGGCTGGAAATAGAAGAAGCCCAGGTTGATCCAGTGGTTGCCGTGCTTGCCCTGCCCGATCGCGAGCACCAGCAGCAGCGGCAGCAGCGACACGCCGTAGACGAGCGGCGACCAGTGCCGCAGGCGCGTCGGCGGGATGCGCGACAGTCCCCACATCGCGACCAGGCCCACGGCGAAGCGCGCGCCCTGCGCCATCACCAGGTGCGGGGTTTCCGCGCCGGCGCTGTACAACACGGCCAGGCCGATGCCCATCAGCGCGAGCAACGCGCCGAGCAGCGGCAAGTCCACAGTGCGCAACATGCGCACCAGCAGGTCGAACAGCCAGCGCAGCAACGCGTTCAATGCGTGACTCCGGGCGTGGCCGCGGCGACGGCGGGCGGCGCGCCTTCGGGGGCGGGTTCGACGTCGGGTTGTGCGTTCGGATCCTGCGGACCGGTCGGCATCGGCACGCCTTCGGGCATCGTGCCGAGCAGCCACGCGTCGAAGATCTTGCGTGCGATCGGGCCCGCGGTGCTCGCACCGAAGCCACCGTGTTCGACCATCACCGCGACCGCGATCGTCGGGTTGTCCGCGGGCGCGTAGCCGACGAACAAGGCCTGGTGGCGTAGCGAAAGCGGCAGGTGGTGCGGGTCGACGCTGACGTTGCCGCGGCGGCTGGTGTTCTGCGCGGTGCCCGTCTTGCCGGCCATCAGGTACGGCGCGCCGCGCACGAGGCTGTAGCCCGTGCCGCCCGGCTGCATCGTGCCCATCATGCCTTCCTGCACCGCGCGCAGGTGCGCGGGGTTGTCGGTGATGCGGAACGGCGCGGGCTGCGGCAACGGCGCCCACGGCGTGTCGTAGCCGTCGCGGCGCGAAGCGACCAGATGCGGGCGCAACAGGTTGCCGCCGTTGGCGATGGCCGCGACGCCGCGCGCGAGCTGCAGCGTGGTGGCGACCCAATACCCCTGGCCGATGCCCGAGATGACGGTTTCGCCCGGATACCAGCCGTCCTTCGAACGCTTGGCCTTCCATTCCGGCGACGGCACCACGCCCGAGGTTTCGCCCGCCAGGTCGATGCCCGTCGGCGCGCCGAACCCGTACTTGCGCATGTACTGGTCGAAGCGGGTGATGCCCATCTCGTAGGCGAGCTTGTAGTAGTAGAAGTTCACCGACGCGGCGATGGACTTGCGTAGATCGGTCCAGCCCGCGCCGCCGTGTGCGTCGCGATAGCCGCGCTTCTGGCCGGGGATGTGGAATTCGCCGGTCGAGAACACCTTGTCTTCGGGCGTGCGCAGGCCGCTGTCGAGGCCGGCGAGCGCGATCAGCGGCTTCACCGTCGAGCCCGGCGGGCCGCCGCCCAGCACGTTGCGGTTGAACAGCGGCCGCGACATGTCGCCCATCAGCGACGCGTAATCCTTGTGCGAGATGCCGTTGACGAACAGGTTGGGGTCGTACGACGGCAGGCTCACCATCGCGAGGATTTCGCCGGTGCGCGGATCGATTGCAACGGCGGAGCCGTCGTTCTCGCCGAAGGCGGCGACCATCGCGCGTTGCAGGTCGAGGTCGATCGAGAGTTTCAGGTCCGCGCCGGGCGTGGCGGGCACGGAGCCGAGGCGGCGCAGCGCGCGGCCTTCCACGTTGGTCTCGATCTTTTCGTAGCCGACCTTGCCGCGCAGCGCGTCTTCGTAATAGCGCTCCAGGCCCGTCTTGCCGGTGTGCGTGAGCGCGGCGTCCACCTCGCCCATCTTCGCCAGGTCCGCTTCGTCGATGCGGCCGACGTAGCCGATCACGTGCGCGAGCAACGGACCGTAGGGGTAGCGGCGGTTGAGGTAGGGGACGAGTTCGACGCCGGGGAAGCGCCAGCGATCCACCGCGAAGCGCGCGGCTTCTTCTTCGCCGACGCGCAGCTTGAGCGTGACGGCGCGGAACCCGCGCGCGGCGCGACGCTGTTGTTCGAAGCGTTCGAGGTCTTCCTGCGAGAGCGCGACGACGTGCGAGAGCGCGGCGATCGTCTGCTTGATGTCGCCGGCCTGGTCGGGCACGA carries:
- the rodA gene encoding rod shape-determining protein RodA — protein: MNALLRWLFDLLVRMLRTVDLPLLGALLALMGIGLAVLYSAGAETPHLVMAQGARFAVGLVAMWGLSRIPPTRLRHWSPLVYGVSLLPLLLVLAIGQGKHGNHWINLGFFYFQPSEVIKLSLPMMLAWFLQREPLPPNFRVVVASGVLIAVPFGLILLQPDFGTGMLVASSGVFALFLAGLSWWWFGAAVAGVSAVAPVAWLFMLRPYQKDRILTFLNPESDPLGAGWNIIQSKIAIGAGGMTGKGWGQGSQSHLDYLPEHTTDFIFAVLSEEFGWIGVATVLALYLFVIGRCLWIAAEARDGYARLLAGSLGLAFFVYVIVNGGMISGMLPVVGVPMPLLSYGGTSAVSLLAGLGLVMAVGAHRPRHGG